The following coding sequences are from one Syngnathus acus chromosome 12, fSynAcu1.2, whole genome shotgun sequence window:
- the abl1 gene encoding tyrosine-protein kinase ABL1 isoform X3, whose amino-acid sequence MGQQPGKFAGDQRRPSLPAFIKVVKRESTRHGAQPCNVFAVHEALQRPDFEGQGLSEAARWNSKENLLAGPSENDPNLFVALYDFVASGDNTLSITKGEKLRVLGYNHNGEWCEAQTKNGQGWVPSNYITPVNSLEKHSWYHGPVSRNAAEYLLSSGINGSFLVRESESSPGQRSISLRYEGRVYHYRINTASDGKLYVSSESRFNTLAELVHHHSTVADGLITTLHYPAPKRNKPTIYGVSPNYDKWEMERTDITMKHKLGGGQYGEVYEGVWKKYNLTVAVKTLKEDTMEVEEFLKEAAVMKEIKHPNLVQLLGVCTREPPFYIITEFMTHGNLLDYLRECNREEVNAVVLLYMATQISSAMEYLEKKNFIHRDLAARNCLVGENHLVKVADFGLSRLMTGDTYTAHAGAKFPIKWTAPESLAYNKFSIKSDVWAFGVLLWEIATYGMSPYPGIDLSQVYELLEKDYRMDRPEGCPEKVYELMRACWRWNPLERPSFAETHQAFETMFQESSISDAGSRTAHKDQNAAQK is encoded by the exons ATGGGGCAGCAGCCGGGGAAGTTTGCCGGGGACCAGAGGAGACCCAGTCTGCCAGCTTTCATCAAGGTGGTCAAGAGGGAGTCCACGCGGCACGGGGCGCAGCCCTGCAACGTCTTCGCTGTGCACG AAGCTCTCCAGAGACCAGACTTTGAGGGTCAAGGTCTGAGCGAAGCGGCCCGCTGGAACTCCAAAGAGAACCTGTTGGCCGGCCCCAGCGAAAATGACCCCAATTTGTTTGTGGCGCTGTACGACTTTGTGGCCAGCGGCGACAACACGCTCAGCATTACCAAAG GCGAGAAGCTGCGCGTGCTGGGCTACAACCACAACGGCGAGTGGTGCGAGGCCCAGACCAAAAATGGCCAAGGGTGGGTGCCGTCCAACTACATCACGCCCGtcaacagcctggagaagcACAGCTGGTACCACGGGCCCGTGTCGCGCAACGCCGCCGAGTACCTGCTCAGCTCGGGCATCAACGGCAGCTTCCTGGTGCGCGAGAGCGAAAGCAGTCCCGGACAGAGGTCCATTTCCTTGCGCTACGAGGGCAGAGTTTACCACTACAGGATCAACACGGCATCCGACGGCAAG CTGTACGTGTCGTCGGAGAGCCGCTTCAACACGCTGGCCGAGCTGGTGCACCACCACAGCACGGTGGCCGACGGCCTCATCACCACGCTGCACTACCCGGCGCCCAAACGCAACAAGCCCACCATTTACGGCGTGTCGCCCAACTACGACAAGTGGGAGATGGAACGCACCGACATCACCATGAAGCACAAATTGGGCGGCGGCCAGTACGGCGAGGTGTACGAGGGCGTGTGGAAGAAGTACAACCTCACCGTGGCCGTCAAGACGCTCAAG GAGGACACGAtggaagtggaggagttccTCAAGGAGGCCGCTGTTATGAAAGAGATCAAACATCCCAACTTGGTGCAACTCTTGG GCGTGTGCACGCGGGAGCCTCCATTTTACATCATCACAGAGTTCATGACCCACGGCAACCTGCTGGACTACCTGCGGGAGTGCAACCGAGAGGAGGTCAACGCTGTGGTGCTCCTCTACATGGCCACGCAGATCTCCTCCGCCATGGAGTACCTGGAGAAAAAGAACTTTATACACAG GGACCTCGCTGCCCGCAACTGCCTGGTGGGCGAGAACCACCTGGTCAAGGTGGCAGACTTCGGTCTTAGCCGGCTGATGACGGGCGACACGTACACGGCCCACGCCGGGGCCAAGTTCCCCATCAAGTGGACGGCTCCGGAGAGTCTGGCCTATAACAAGTTCTCCATCAAGTCGGACGTGTGGG CATTCGGCGTGCTGCTATGGGAGATCGCCACCTACGGGATGTCCCCGTACCCCGGCATCGACTTGTCCCAAGTGTACGAGCTGCTAGAGAAGGACTACCGTATGGACCGACCCGAGGGATGCCCCGAGAAAGTCTACGAACTCATGAGGGCCT GTTGGAGGTGGAACCCTTTAGAACGTCCGTCTTTTGCAGAAACCCACCAAGCCTTTGAGACCATGTTCCAGGAGTCCAGCATCTCTGATG CAGGCTCCAGAACTGCCCACAAAGACCAGAACGCTGCGCAAAAATAA
- the abl1 gene encoding tyrosine-protein kinase ABL1 isoform X1 codes for MGQQPGKFAGDQRRPSLPAFIKVVKRESTRHGAQPCNVFAVHEALQRPDFEGQGLSEAARWNSKENLLAGPSENDPNLFVALYDFVASGDNTLSITKGEKLRVLGYNHNGEWCEAQTKNGQGWVPSNYITPVNSLEKHSWYHGPVSRNAAEYLLSSGINGSFLVRESESSPGQRSISLRYEGRVYHYRINTASDGKLYVSSESRFNTLAELVHHHSTVADGLITTLHYPAPKRNKPTIYGVSPNYDKWEMERTDITMKHKLGGGQYGEVYEGVWKKYNLTVAVKTLKEDTMEVEEFLKEAAVMKEIKHPNLVQLLGVCTREPPFYIITEFMTHGNLLDYLRECNREEVNAVVLLYMATQISSAMEYLEKKNFIHRDLAARNCLVGENHLVKVADFGLSRLMTGDTYTAHAGAKFPIKWTAPESLAYNKFSIKSDVWAFGVLLWEIATYGMSPYPGIDLSQVYELLEKDYRMDRPEGCPEKVYELMRACWRWNPLERPSFAETHQAFETMFQESSISDEVEKELGKKGKKVTLGSIQQAPELPTKTRTLRKNKDNRDRDSPDPVDLDVPLPSPMLPRKERPLPDGNLNEDDRLLPKDKDKTRGGFMSLIKKKKKNAPAPPKRSSSFREMDVHPNRRGGCRDPRDGDCFNNGGSLANNDASHVLESLKSLATNNNGTNGAPTYPGPLFPRKKVAPAVPGPAGKAPVTPPGEDEVMTNSKRFFWSSSLPAGSDGTQWKSVTLPRDLGQRHFDSGTFGGKPALPRKRTSEQKGDVGPRMGTLTPPPRLPKKAEESPDEAQKDAELGPGSSPQALTPKVVKRPGLPENSKTSALHAELLKPSVFPALGAAGEECRARRNKHTADAREKGKFQKPKPAPPPPPANAKAAKTSRSPAQDLSSPSSEIKAKGLASEPQHGTTPGEGAKKLPPSCNSKPQPLKTSASASGSLGGESQGAPAAFIPLVNPRRSLRKTAPRQASERTPNSAVTREMVLEGAEQLRAAIGRNSEQTGSHGAVLEAGKNLSKYCVSFVDSIQQMRNKFAFREAINKLESSLRELQICPAASGGANAQQDFTKLLSSVKEISDIVQR; via the exons ATGGGGCAGCAGCCGGGGAAGTTTGCCGGGGACCAGAGGAGACCCAGTCTGCCAGCTTTCATCAAGGTGGTCAAGAGGGAGTCCACGCGGCACGGGGCGCAGCCCTGCAACGTCTTCGCTGTGCACG AAGCTCTCCAGAGACCAGACTTTGAGGGTCAAGGTCTGAGCGAAGCGGCCCGCTGGAACTCCAAAGAGAACCTGTTGGCCGGCCCCAGCGAAAATGACCCCAATTTGTTTGTGGCGCTGTACGACTTTGTGGCCAGCGGCGACAACACGCTCAGCATTACCAAAG GCGAGAAGCTGCGCGTGCTGGGCTACAACCACAACGGCGAGTGGTGCGAGGCCCAGACCAAAAATGGCCAAGGGTGGGTGCCGTCCAACTACATCACGCCCGtcaacagcctggagaagcACAGCTGGTACCACGGGCCCGTGTCGCGCAACGCCGCCGAGTACCTGCTCAGCTCGGGCATCAACGGCAGCTTCCTGGTGCGCGAGAGCGAAAGCAGTCCCGGACAGAGGTCCATTTCCTTGCGCTACGAGGGCAGAGTTTACCACTACAGGATCAACACGGCATCCGACGGCAAG CTGTACGTGTCGTCGGAGAGCCGCTTCAACACGCTGGCCGAGCTGGTGCACCACCACAGCACGGTGGCCGACGGCCTCATCACCACGCTGCACTACCCGGCGCCCAAACGCAACAAGCCCACCATTTACGGCGTGTCGCCCAACTACGACAAGTGGGAGATGGAACGCACCGACATCACCATGAAGCACAAATTGGGCGGCGGCCAGTACGGCGAGGTGTACGAGGGCGTGTGGAAGAAGTACAACCTCACCGTGGCCGTCAAGACGCTCAAG GAGGACACGAtggaagtggaggagttccTCAAGGAGGCCGCTGTTATGAAAGAGATCAAACATCCCAACTTGGTGCAACTCTTGG GCGTGTGCACGCGGGAGCCTCCATTTTACATCATCACAGAGTTCATGACCCACGGCAACCTGCTGGACTACCTGCGGGAGTGCAACCGAGAGGAGGTCAACGCTGTGGTGCTCCTCTACATGGCCACGCAGATCTCCTCCGCCATGGAGTACCTGGAGAAAAAGAACTTTATACACAG GGACCTCGCTGCCCGCAACTGCCTGGTGGGCGAGAACCACCTGGTCAAGGTGGCAGACTTCGGTCTTAGCCGGCTGATGACGGGCGACACGTACACGGCCCACGCCGGGGCCAAGTTCCCCATCAAGTGGACGGCTCCGGAGAGTCTGGCCTATAACAAGTTCTCCATCAAGTCGGACGTGTGGG CATTCGGCGTGCTGCTATGGGAGATCGCCACCTACGGGATGTCCCCGTACCCCGGCATCGACTTGTCCCAAGTGTACGAGCTGCTAGAGAAGGACTACCGTATGGACCGACCCGAGGGATGCCCCGAGAAAGTCTACGAACTCATGAGGGCCT GTTGGAGGTGGAACCCTTTAGAACGTCCGTCTTTTGCAGAAACCCACCAAGCCTTTGAGACCATGTTCCAGGAGTCCAGCATCTCTGATG AGGTGGAAAAGGAGTTGGGCAAGAAAGGGAAGAAGGTGACCTTGGGCTCCATTCAGCAGGCTCCAGAACTGCCCACAAAGACCAGAACGCTGCGCAAAAATAAGGACAACCGGGACAGAGATAGTCCAG ACCCGGTGGACCTGGACGTTCCCCTGCCTTCCCCAATGCTCCCCAGGAAAGAGCGCCCCCTCCCGGATGGAAATCTGAACGAGGACGACCGGCTCCTGCCCAAGGACAAGGACAAAACGCGTGGCGGCTTTATGAGCCTgatcaaaaagaagaaaaagaatgccCCGGCGCCTCCCAAGCGGAGCTCGTCCTTTCGGGAGATGGACGTCCATCCCAATCGGCGGGGCGGGTGTCGGGACCCTCGGGACGGGGACTGCTTCAACAACGGGGGGTCGTTGGCTAACAATGACGCCTCTCACGTACTGGAATCCCTAAAGTCTTTGGCGACTAACAATAATGGCACAAATGGAGCTCCCACCTACCCAGGACCGTTGTTCCCCCGAAAAAAGGTTGCCCCTGCTGTGCCCGGACCTGCAGGCAAGGCGCCAGTCACCCCTCCCGGCGAAGACGAGGTCATGACGAACTCTAAGCGCTTCTTTTGGTCCTCTAGCCTACCCGCCGGCTCAGACGGCACCCAATGGAAGTCCGTCACCTTGCCGAGGGACTTGGGACAGAGGCATTTTGACTCTGGTACGTTCGGGGGGAAACCGGCGCTCCCCCGCAAGAGAACCAGCGAGCAGAAAGGGGATGTCGGCCCTCGCATGGGCACCCTGACTCCGCCTCCGCGTCTGCCCAAGAAAGCGGAAGAGTCGCCGGACGAAGCGCAGAAAGATGCCGAGCTGGGTCCCGGATCCAGTCCCCAGGCTTTAACCCCCAAGGTCGTTAAGAGGCCCGGGCTCCCGGAGAACTCAAAGACTAGCGCCCTACACGCCGAACTTCTCAAGCCCAGCGTCTTCCCGGCTTTGGGTGCCGCCGGAGAAGAGTGCCGGGCCCGCCGCAACAAGCACACCGCCGACGCCCGAGAGAAGGGCAAGTTTCAGAAACCCAAACCGGCTCCTCCCCCACCGCCCGCCAACGCCAAAGCGGCCAAGACCTCCCGCAGTCCCGCTCAAGATCTCTCATCCCCTTCGTCAGAAATCAAAGCTAAGGGCCTCGCCTCGGAGCCCCAACACGGAACCACTCCCGGCGAGGGGGCTAAGAAGCTGCCTCCGAGTTGCAACTCCAAACCTCAACCGCTCAAGACCTCCGCCTCGGCGAGCGGCTCCCTTGGGGGCGAATCGCAAGGCGCGCCGGCCGCCTTCATCCCCTTGGTCAACCCCCGCCGATCCCTGCGAAAAACGGCTCCGCGCCAGGCCTCGGAGCGCACGCCCAACTCTGCCGTGACCCGCGAGATGGTCCTGGAGGGCGCCGAGCAGCTGCGGGCCGCCATCGGTCGCAACTCTGAGCAGACGGGCAGCCACGGAGCCGTCCTGGAGGCCGGCAAGAACTTGTCCAAGTACTGCGTCAGCTTTGTGGACTCCATCCAGCAGATGCGCAACAAGTTCGCTTTCCGTGAGGCCATCAACAAACTGGAGAGCAGTTTGCGCGAACTGCAGATCTGCCCCGCCGCCTCCGGGGGCGCCAACGCGCAGCAAGACTTTACCAAGCTGCTGTCTTCCGTCAAAGAGATCAGTGACATCGTTCAGAGGTAG
- the abl1 gene encoding tyrosine-protein kinase ABL1 isoform X4 has product MGQQPGKFAGDQRRPSLPAFIKVVKRESTRHGAQPCNVFAVHEALQRPDFEGQGLSEAARWNSKENLLAGPSENDPNLFVALYDFVASGDNTLSITKGEKLRVLGYNHNGEWCEAQTKNGQGWVPSNYITPVNSLEKHSWYHGPVSRNAAEYLLSSGINGSFLVRESESSPGQRSISLRYEGRVYHYRINTASDGKLYVSSESRFNTLAELVHHHSTVADGLITTLHYPAPKRNKPTIYGVSPNYDKWEMERTDITMKHKLGGGQYGEVYEGVWKKYNLTVAVKTLKEDTMEVEEFLKEAAVMKEIKHPNLVQLLGVCTREPPFYIITEFMTHGNLLDYLRECNREEVNAVVLLYMATQISSAMEYLEKKNFIHRDLAARNCLVGENHLVKVADFGLSRLMTGDTYTAHAGAKFPIKWTAPESLAYNKFSIKSDVWAFGVLLWEIATYGMSPYPGIDLSQVYELLEKDYRMDRPEGCPEKVYELMRACWRWNPLERPSFAETHQAFETMFQESSISDGSRTAHKDQNAAQK; this is encoded by the exons ATGGGGCAGCAGCCGGGGAAGTTTGCCGGGGACCAGAGGAGACCCAGTCTGCCAGCTTTCATCAAGGTGGTCAAGAGGGAGTCCACGCGGCACGGGGCGCAGCCCTGCAACGTCTTCGCTGTGCACG AAGCTCTCCAGAGACCAGACTTTGAGGGTCAAGGTCTGAGCGAAGCGGCCCGCTGGAACTCCAAAGAGAACCTGTTGGCCGGCCCCAGCGAAAATGACCCCAATTTGTTTGTGGCGCTGTACGACTTTGTGGCCAGCGGCGACAACACGCTCAGCATTACCAAAG GCGAGAAGCTGCGCGTGCTGGGCTACAACCACAACGGCGAGTGGTGCGAGGCCCAGACCAAAAATGGCCAAGGGTGGGTGCCGTCCAACTACATCACGCCCGtcaacagcctggagaagcACAGCTGGTACCACGGGCCCGTGTCGCGCAACGCCGCCGAGTACCTGCTCAGCTCGGGCATCAACGGCAGCTTCCTGGTGCGCGAGAGCGAAAGCAGTCCCGGACAGAGGTCCATTTCCTTGCGCTACGAGGGCAGAGTTTACCACTACAGGATCAACACGGCATCCGACGGCAAG CTGTACGTGTCGTCGGAGAGCCGCTTCAACACGCTGGCCGAGCTGGTGCACCACCACAGCACGGTGGCCGACGGCCTCATCACCACGCTGCACTACCCGGCGCCCAAACGCAACAAGCCCACCATTTACGGCGTGTCGCCCAACTACGACAAGTGGGAGATGGAACGCACCGACATCACCATGAAGCACAAATTGGGCGGCGGCCAGTACGGCGAGGTGTACGAGGGCGTGTGGAAGAAGTACAACCTCACCGTGGCCGTCAAGACGCTCAAG GAGGACACGAtggaagtggaggagttccTCAAGGAGGCCGCTGTTATGAAAGAGATCAAACATCCCAACTTGGTGCAACTCTTGG GCGTGTGCACGCGGGAGCCTCCATTTTACATCATCACAGAGTTCATGACCCACGGCAACCTGCTGGACTACCTGCGGGAGTGCAACCGAGAGGAGGTCAACGCTGTGGTGCTCCTCTACATGGCCACGCAGATCTCCTCCGCCATGGAGTACCTGGAGAAAAAGAACTTTATACACAG GGACCTCGCTGCCCGCAACTGCCTGGTGGGCGAGAACCACCTGGTCAAGGTGGCAGACTTCGGTCTTAGCCGGCTGATGACGGGCGACACGTACACGGCCCACGCCGGGGCCAAGTTCCCCATCAAGTGGACGGCTCCGGAGAGTCTGGCCTATAACAAGTTCTCCATCAAGTCGGACGTGTGGG CATTCGGCGTGCTGCTATGGGAGATCGCCACCTACGGGATGTCCCCGTACCCCGGCATCGACTTGTCCCAAGTGTACGAGCTGCTAGAGAAGGACTACCGTATGGACCGACCCGAGGGATGCCCCGAGAAAGTCTACGAACTCATGAGGGCCT GTTGGAGGTGGAACCCTTTAGAACGTCCGTCTTTTGCAGAAACCCACCAAGCCTTTGAGACCATGTTCCAGGAGTCCAGCATCTCTGATG GCTCCAGAACTGCCCACAAAGACCAGAACGCTGCGCAAAAATAA
- the abl1 gene encoding tyrosine-protein kinase ABL1 isoform X2, with protein MKMLEICLKLVGCKSKKGLSSSSSCYLEEALQRPDFEGQGLSEAARWNSKENLLAGPSENDPNLFVALYDFVASGDNTLSITKGEKLRVLGYNHNGEWCEAQTKNGQGWVPSNYITPVNSLEKHSWYHGPVSRNAAEYLLSSGINGSFLVRESESSPGQRSISLRYEGRVYHYRINTASDGKLYVSSESRFNTLAELVHHHSTVADGLITTLHYPAPKRNKPTIYGVSPNYDKWEMERTDITMKHKLGGGQYGEVYEGVWKKYNLTVAVKTLKEDTMEVEEFLKEAAVMKEIKHPNLVQLLGVCTREPPFYIITEFMTHGNLLDYLRECNREEVNAVVLLYMATQISSAMEYLEKKNFIHRDLAARNCLVGENHLVKVADFGLSRLMTGDTYTAHAGAKFPIKWTAPESLAYNKFSIKSDVWAFGVLLWEIATYGMSPYPGIDLSQVYELLEKDYRMDRPEGCPEKVYELMRACWRWNPLERPSFAETHQAFETMFQESSISDEVEKELGKKGKKVTLGSIQQAPELPTKTRTLRKNKDNRDRDSPDPVDLDVPLPSPMLPRKERPLPDGNLNEDDRLLPKDKDKTRGGFMSLIKKKKKNAPAPPKRSSSFREMDVHPNRRGGCRDPRDGDCFNNGGSLANNDASHVLESLKSLATNNNGTNGAPTYPGPLFPRKKVAPAVPGPAGKAPVTPPGEDEVMTNSKRFFWSSSLPAGSDGTQWKSVTLPRDLGQRHFDSGTFGGKPALPRKRTSEQKGDVGPRMGTLTPPPRLPKKAEESPDEAQKDAELGPGSSPQALTPKVVKRPGLPENSKTSALHAELLKPSVFPALGAAGEECRARRNKHTADAREKGKFQKPKPAPPPPPANAKAAKTSRSPAQDLSSPSSEIKAKGLASEPQHGTTPGEGAKKLPPSCNSKPQPLKTSASASGSLGGESQGAPAAFIPLVNPRRSLRKTAPRQASERTPNSAVTREMVLEGAEQLRAAIGRNSEQTGSHGAVLEAGKNLSKYCVSFVDSIQQMRNKFAFREAINKLESSLRELQICPAASGGANAQQDFTKLLSSVKEISDIVQR; from the exons atgaaaatgttggaGATTTGCCTGAAATTGGTGGGGTGTAAATCGAAGAAAGGACTctcgtcctcctccagctgctACCTGGAAG AAGCTCTCCAGAGACCAGACTTTGAGGGTCAAGGTCTGAGCGAAGCGGCCCGCTGGAACTCCAAAGAGAACCTGTTGGCCGGCCCCAGCGAAAATGACCCCAATTTGTTTGTGGCGCTGTACGACTTTGTGGCCAGCGGCGACAACACGCTCAGCATTACCAAAG GCGAGAAGCTGCGCGTGCTGGGCTACAACCACAACGGCGAGTGGTGCGAGGCCCAGACCAAAAATGGCCAAGGGTGGGTGCCGTCCAACTACATCACGCCCGtcaacagcctggagaagcACAGCTGGTACCACGGGCCCGTGTCGCGCAACGCCGCCGAGTACCTGCTCAGCTCGGGCATCAACGGCAGCTTCCTGGTGCGCGAGAGCGAAAGCAGTCCCGGACAGAGGTCCATTTCCTTGCGCTACGAGGGCAGAGTTTACCACTACAGGATCAACACGGCATCCGACGGCAAG CTGTACGTGTCGTCGGAGAGCCGCTTCAACACGCTGGCCGAGCTGGTGCACCACCACAGCACGGTGGCCGACGGCCTCATCACCACGCTGCACTACCCGGCGCCCAAACGCAACAAGCCCACCATTTACGGCGTGTCGCCCAACTACGACAAGTGGGAGATGGAACGCACCGACATCACCATGAAGCACAAATTGGGCGGCGGCCAGTACGGCGAGGTGTACGAGGGCGTGTGGAAGAAGTACAACCTCACCGTGGCCGTCAAGACGCTCAAG GAGGACACGAtggaagtggaggagttccTCAAGGAGGCCGCTGTTATGAAAGAGATCAAACATCCCAACTTGGTGCAACTCTTGG GCGTGTGCACGCGGGAGCCTCCATTTTACATCATCACAGAGTTCATGACCCACGGCAACCTGCTGGACTACCTGCGGGAGTGCAACCGAGAGGAGGTCAACGCTGTGGTGCTCCTCTACATGGCCACGCAGATCTCCTCCGCCATGGAGTACCTGGAGAAAAAGAACTTTATACACAG GGACCTCGCTGCCCGCAACTGCCTGGTGGGCGAGAACCACCTGGTCAAGGTGGCAGACTTCGGTCTTAGCCGGCTGATGACGGGCGACACGTACACGGCCCACGCCGGGGCCAAGTTCCCCATCAAGTGGACGGCTCCGGAGAGTCTGGCCTATAACAAGTTCTCCATCAAGTCGGACGTGTGGG CATTCGGCGTGCTGCTATGGGAGATCGCCACCTACGGGATGTCCCCGTACCCCGGCATCGACTTGTCCCAAGTGTACGAGCTGCTAGAGAAGGACTACCGTATGGACCGACCCGAGGGATGCCCCGAGAAAGTCTACGAACTCATGAGGGCCT GTTGGAGGTGGAACCCTTTAGAACGTCCGTCTTTTGCAGAAACCCACCAAGCCTTTGAGACCATGTTCCAGGAGTCCAGCATCTCTGATG AGGTGGAAAAGGAGTTGGGCAAGAAAGGGAAGAAGGTGACCTTGGGCTCCATTCAGCAGGCTCCAGAACTGCCCACAAAGACCAGAACGCTGCGCAAAAATAAGGACAACCGGGACAGAGATAGTCCAG ACCCGGTGGACCTGGACGTTCCCCTGCCTTCCCCAATGCTCCCCAGGAAAGAGCGCCCCCTCCCGGATGGAAATCTGAACGAGGACGACCGGCTCCTGCCCAAGGACAAGGACAAAACGCGTGGCGGCTTTATGAGCCTgatcaaaaagaagaaaaagaatgccCCGGCGCCTCCCAAGCGGAGCTCGTCCTTTCGGGAGATGGACGTCCATCCCAATCGGCGGGGCGGGTGTCGGGACCCTCGGGACGGGGACTGCTTCAACAACGGGGGGTCGTTGGCTAACAATGACGCCTCTCACGTACTGGAATCCCTAAAGTCTTTGGCGACTAACAATAATGGCACAAATGGAGCTCCCACCTACCCAGGACCGTTGTTCCCCCGAAAAAAGGTTGCCCCTGCTGTGCCCGGACCTGCAGGCAAGGCGCCAGTCACCCCTCCCGGCGAAGACGAGGTCATGACGAACTCTAAGCGCTTCTTTTGGTCCTCTAGCCTACCCGCCGGCTCAGACGGCACCCAATGGAAGTCCGTCACCTTGCCGAGGGACTTGGGACAGAGGCATTTTGACTCTGGTACGTTCGGGGGGAAACCGGCGCTCCCCCGCAAGAGAACCAGCGAGCAGAAAGGGGATGTCGGCCCTCGCATGGGCACCCTGACTCCGCCTCCGCGTCTGCCCAAGAAAGCGGAAGAGTCGCCGGACGAAGCGCAGAAAGATGCCGAGCTGGGTCCCGGATCCAGTCCCCAGGCTTTAACCCCCAAGGTCGTTAAGAGGCCCGGGCTCCCGGAGAACTCAAAGACTAGCGCCCTACACGCCGAACTTCTCAAGCCCAGCGTCTTCCCGGCTTTGGGTGCCGCCGGAGAAGAGTGCCGGGCCCGCCGCAACAAGCACACCGCCGACGCCCGAGAGAAGGGCAAGTTTCAGAAACCCAAACCGGCTCCTCCCCCACCGCCCGCCAACGCCAAAGCGGCCAAGACCTCCCGCAGTCCCGCTCAAGATCTCTCATCCCCTTCGTCAGAAATCAAAGCTAAGGGCCTCGCCTCGGAGCCCCAACACGGAACCACTCCCGGCGAGGGGGCTAAGAAGCTGCCTCCGAGTTGCAACTCCAAACCTCAACCGCTCAAGACCTCCGCCTCGGCGAGCGGCTCCCTTGGGGGCGAATCGCAAGGCGCGCCGGCCGCCTTCATCCCCTTGGTCAACCCCCGCCGATCCCTGCGAAAAACGGCTCCGCGCCAGGCCTCGGAGCGCACGCCCAACTCTGCCGTGACCCGCGAGATGGTCCTGGAGGGCGCCGAGCAGCTGCGGGCCGCCATCGGTCGCAACTCTGAGCAGACGGGCAGCCACGGAGCCGTCCTGGAGGCCGGCAAGAACTTGTCCAAGTACTGCGTCAGCTTTGTGGACTCCATCCAGCAGATGCGCAACAAGTTCGCTTTCCGTGAGGCCATCAACAAACTGGAGAGCAGTTTGCGCGAACTGCAGATCTGCCCCGCCGCCTCCGGGGGCGCCAACGCGCAGCAAGACTTTACCAAGCTGCTGTCTTCCGTCAAAGAGATCAGTGACATCGTTCAGAGGTAG
- the rab14l gene encoding RAB14, member RAS oncogene family, like: MATAPYNYSYIFKYIIIGDMGVGKSCLLHQFTEKKFMADCPHTIGVEFGTRIIEVSGQKIKLQIWDTAGQERFRAVTRSYYRGAAGALMVYDITRRSTYNHLSSWLTDARNLTNPNTVIILIGNKADLEAQRDVTYEEAKQFAEENGLLFLEASAKTGENVEDAFLEAAKKIYQNIQDGSLDLNAAESGVQHKPSAPQGGRLTSEPQPQREGCGC; encoded by the exons ATGGCCACCGCACCGTACAACTACTcctacattttcaaatacatCATTATTG GGGACATGGGGGTCGGCAAGTCATGTTTGCTTCACCAGTTCacagaaaagaaat TCATGGCAGACTGCCCCCACACGATCGGCGTGGAGTTCGGCACGAGGATAATCGAGGTGAGCGGCCAGAAAATCAAGCTGCAGATCTGGGACACGGCCGGACAAGAGCGCTTCCGGGCCGTGACCCGCTCGTACTACCGCGGCGCGGCGGGAGCGCTGATGGTCTACGACATCACCAG GAGAAGCACGTACAACCACCTCAGCAGTTGGTTGACTGACGCCAGAAACCTCACCAATCCCAATACG GTGATCATCCTCATAGGAAACAAAGCAGACCTGGAGGCCCAGAGAGACGTCACGTACGAGGAAGCAAAACAGTTTGCCGAGGAGAATG gTCTGCTCTTCCTGGAAGCCAGTGCAAAAAC GGGCGAAAACGTGGAGGACGCCTTCCTGGAGGCGGCCAAGAAAATCTACCAGAACATCCAAGACGGCAGCCTGGACCTGAACGCCGCTGAGTCGGGCGTCCAGCATAAGCCGTCGGCCCCCCAGGGAGGTCGGCTAACCAGCGAACCACAGCCCCAGAGGGAAGGCTGCGGATGCTAA
- the LOC119130995 gene encoding uncharacterized protein LOC119130995, with amino-acid sequence MTLHTCLVYGLGFILAFCLTQVAGLQCYGCNIIQGQRYVDVGCSNPEVLTCTHSHKGFKHRFCIKTESTALGIVLTSGCATSRHCQQQELPGVRIHCCDSDLCNSAPSGNRLHYACVLAGLLLLMILRLQ; translated from the exons ATGACTTTACACACCTGCTTGGTGTACGGGCTTGGATTTATATTGGCGTTCTGCTTGACACAAG TGGCGGGTCTGCAGTGCTATGGCTGCAACATCATCCAGGGTCAGAGGTACGTGGACGTGGGCTGCTCCAACCCAGAGGTGCTCACCTGCACCCACTCGCACAAGGGCTTCAAGCACCGATTCTGCATCAAGACGGAGAGCA CGGCACTGGGCATCGTCCTGACCAGCGGCTGTGCCACGTCCAGACATTGCCAACAACAGGAGCTGCCAGGCGTGCGCATCCACTGCTGCGACTCGGACCTGTGCAACAGCGCCCCCTCGGGCAACCGATTACACTACGCATGCGTACTAGCaggcctgctgctgctgatgatttTGAGGTTGCAATGA